The proteins below are encoded in one region of Mycobacterium pseudokansasii:
- the murD gene encoding UDP-N-acetylmuramoyl-L-alanine--D-glutamate ligase — protein MLAPLAPGAPVLIAGGRVTGRAVLAALTRFGAAPTVCDDDPAMLQPYSDGGVATVEPSVAASQIAEYALVVTSPGFQPTTPVLAAAAAAGVPIWGDVELAWRLDAAGRYGPPRRWLVVTGTNGKTTTTSMLHAMLITAGRRSALCGNIGSPVLEVLDQPADVLAVELSSFQLYWAPSLRPEAGVVLNIAEDHLDWHGTMAAYTEAKARVLTGRVAVVGLDDARAAALLDTVPAPVRAGFRLGEPAAGELGVRDGHLVDRAFAADLPLLPVACIPVPGPVGVLDALAAAALARSVGVSAAAIADAIASFQVGRHRSEVVAVVDGVTYVDDSKATNPHAAQASVLAYPRVVWLAGGLLKGASVDAEVASMASRLVGAVLFGRDRAAVAEALSRHAPDVPVVQVVTGEDADMAVASDAYVTKVDDSVKPLGARVMTAAVAAAKEMAKPGDTVLLAPAGASFDQFNGYADRGDAFAAAVRAAVR, from the coding sequence GTGCTTGCCCCCCTGGCGCCGGGCGCGCCGGTGCTGATCGCCGGTGGCCGGGTGACCGGGCGCGCCGTGCTGGCGGCGCTGACCCGCTTCGGGGCGGCGCCCACGGTCTGCGACGACGATCCGGCGATGCTGCAGCCTTATTCCGACGGCGGTGTGGCGACGGTCGAGCCGTCGGTCGCGGCATCGCAAATCGCCGAGTATGCATTGGTGGTCACCAGCCCCGGGTTCCAACCGACGACGCCCGTGCTGGCCGCGGCCGCCGCCGCGGGCGTGCCGATCTGGGGTGACGTGGAGCTGGCCTGGCGGCTGGATGCGGCGGGCCGCTATGGGCCGCCGCGCCGCTGGCTGGTGGTGACCGGCACCAACGGCAAGACCACCACGACCTCGATGCTGCACGCCATGCTGATCACCGCCGGCCGCCGTAGCGCGCTGTGCGGAAACATCGGCAGCCCGGTGTTGGAGGTGCTTGACCAGCCGGCCGACGTGCTGGCCGTCGAGTTGTCGAGTTTCCAGCTGTACTGGGCGCCGTCGCTGCGGCCCGAGGCCGGTGTGGTGCTCAACATCGCCGAAGATCACCTGGACTGGCACGGCACGATGGCGGCCTACACCGAAGCCAAAGCTCGGGTGCTGACCGGCCGGGTGGCAGTGGTGGGACTCGATGACGCCCGAGCCGCGGCACTGCTGGACACCGTGCCCGCGCCGGTGCGGGCCGGTTTCCGGCTCGGTGAGCCCGCCGCCGGGGAGCTGGGCGTGCGCGACGGCCACCTGGTTGACCGCGCTTTCGCCGCCGACCTGCCGCTGCTGCCGGTCGCCTGCATCCCGGTACCGGGCCCGGTCGGGGTGCTCGACGCACTGGCTGCGGCCGCGCTGGCCCGCTCCGTCGGGGTGTCCGCCGCGGCGATCGCGGACGCGATCGCGTCGTTTCAGGTCGGCCGGCACCGCTCGGAAGTGGTGGCGGTCGTCGACGGCGTTACCTATGTCGACGACTCCAAGGCCACCAATCCGCACGCCGCGCAGGCATCGGTGCTGGCCTACCCGCGGGTGGTCTGGCTGGCCGGTGGGCTGCTCAAGGGCGCATCCGTGGATGCCGAGGTGGCGAGCATGGCATCGAGGCTGGTCGGCGCGGTGCTCTTCGGCCGAGACCGGGCAGCGGTTGCCGAGGCGTTATCACGACACGCGCCGGATGTCCCCGTCGTCCAGGTTGTGACAGGCGAGGATGCTGATATGGCTGTGGCTTCTGATGCTTATGTGACAAAAGTTGACGATTCCGTCAAACCGCTCGGCGCGCGCGTGATGACCGCCGCGGTGGCCGCGGCCAAAGAGATGGCCAAACCCGGTGACACGGTGCTACTGGCGCCGGCCGGCGCGTCGTTTGACCAGTTCAACGGTTACGCCGACCGGGGCGACGCGTTCGCGGCCGCGGTACGCGCCGCGGTCCGGTAG
- the mraY gene encoding phospho-N-acetylmuramoyl-pentapeptide-transferase, with protein MRQILIAVAIALAVSILLTPALIRLFTKQGFGHHTRDDGPPSHHSKRGTPSMGGVAILAGIWAGYFGTHLAGLAVDGEGISASGLLVLGLATALGGVGFLDDMIKIRRSRNLGLNKTAKTVGQITSAVLFAVLVLQFRNPAGLTPGSAQLSYVREIATVTLIPVLFVLFCVVVVSAWSNAVNFTDGLDGLAAGCMAMVTGAYVLITFWQYRNACVTAPGLGCYNVRDPLDLALIAAATAGACIGFLWWNAAPAKIFMGDTGSLALGGVIAGLSVTSRTELLAVVLGSLFVAEITSVVLQILTFRTTGRRVFRMAPFHHHFELVGWAETTVIIRFWLLTAISCGLGVALFYGEYLAAIGA; from the coding sequence ATGAGACAAATCCTGATCGCCGTCGCCATCGCGCTGGCGGTTTCCATCCTGCTCACCCCGGCGCTGATCCGGCTGTTCACCAAACAGGGTTTCGGTCACCACACCCGCGACGATGGCCCACCCAGCCACCACAGCAAACGCGGCACGCCGTCGATGGGCGGCGTGGCGATTCTGGCCGGCATTTGGGCGGGCTACTTCGGCACCCACCTCGCCGGTCTGGCGGTCGACGGCGAAGGCATCTCTGCGTCGGGTTTGCTGGTGCTGGGCCTGGCCACCGCGCTGGGCGGGGTCGGATTCCTCGACGACATGATCAAGATCCGCAGGTCACGCAACCTCGGGCTGAACAAGACCGCCAAGACCGTCGGGCAGATCACCTCCGCCGTGCTGTTCGCCGTGCTGGTGCTGCAATTCCGCAATCCGGCCGGCCTCACGCCGGGCAGCGCGCAGCTGTCCTACGTGCGCGAGATCGCCACGGTCACGCTGATTCCAGTGCTGTTCGTGCTGTTTTGTGTGGTCGTCGTCAGCGCCTGGTCGAACGCGGTCAACTTCACCGACGGCCTGGACGGGCTGGCCGCCGGCTGCATGGCGATGGTCACCGGTGCCTACGTGCTGATCACCTTCTGGCAATACCGCAACGCATGCGTCACCGCGCCCGGGTTGGGCTGCTATAACGTGCGCGACCCGCTGGATCTGGCGCTCATCGCCGCCGCGACCGCCGGCGCCTGCATCGGCTTTTTGTGGTGGAACGCGGCGCCCGCGAAGATCTTCATGGGCGACACCGGTTCCCTGGCATTGGGCGGTGTCATCGCCGGGCTCTCGGTCACCAGCCGCACCGAGCTGCTGGCAGTGGTGCTGGGCTCGCTGTTCGTTGCCGAGATCACCTCGGTGGTGCTGCAGATTCTGACGTTCCGCACGACCGGGCGCCGGGTATTCCGGATGGCGCCCTTCCACCACCATTTTGAGTTGGTCGGCTGGGCAGAAACCACGGTGATCATCCGTTTCTGGCTGCTCACCGCCATCAGCTGTGGTTTGGGTGTGGCCTTGTTCTACGGTGAATATCTGGCTGCGATCGGTGCCTGA
- a CDS encoding UDP-N-acetylmuramoyl-tripeptide--D-alanyl-D-alanine ligase, with protein sequence MIDLTVAQIADIVGGTLADISPQDAAQRRVTGTVEFDSRAIGPGGLFLALPGAHVDGHDYAESAIAAGAVAVLAARPVGVPAIVVAPVRSAVEGALAGVLEHDADGSGAAVLAALAKLAKAVAAELVAGGLTIIGITGSSGKTSTKDLVAAVLQPLGEVVAPPGSFNNELGHPWTVLRAGRDTDYLILEMSARHPGNIAALAEIATPTVGVVLNVGTAHLGEFGSREAIARTKSELPQAVPRSGVVILNVDDPAVAAMAEVTAARVVRVSRGSTGDVWAGPVSLDELARPQFTVHAGATQAEVRLGVYGDHHVSNALCAAAVALECGATLDQVATALGGAGPVSRHRMQVTTRADGVTVIDDAYNANPDSMRAGLQALAWIAHGGSGTGSDRSDKRRSWAVLGEMAELGADAVAEHDRVGRLAVRLDVSRLVVVGTGRSVSAMHHAAVLEGAWGSWGAGADRGAVNVADADAALELLRAEVQPGDVILIKASNSAGLGALADALVSDGADGAAGGADNGGSARP encoded by the coding sequence ATGATCGACCTGACCGTGGCTCAGATCGCCGACATCGTCGGCGGCACCCTGGCCGATATCTCGCCGCAGGACGCCGCACAACGTCGCGTCACCGGGACCGTCGAGTTCGACTCCCGCGCGATCGGCCCCGGCGGATTGTTCCTGGCGCTGCCGGGCGCACATGTTGACGGACACGACTATGCGGAGTCGGCGATAGCGGCCGGGGCGGTCGCCGTGCTGGCCGCTCGGCCGGTCGGTGTTCCGGCCATCGTGGTGGCGCCGGTGCGGTCCGCGGTCGAGGGCGCGCTGGCCGGAGTGCTCGAGCACGACGCCGACGGGTCGGGCGCAGCTGTCCTGGCCGCGCTGGCGAAACTGGCCAAGGCGGTGGCCGCGGAACTGGTCGCCGGCGGGCTGACCATCATCGGGATCACTGGTTCGTCGGGCAAGACGTCGACCAAGGACCTGGTGGCCGCGGTGCTGCAGCCGTTGGGTGAGGTGGTTGCCCCGCCCGGATCCTTCAACAACGAGCTGGGTCATCCCTGGACCGTGCTGCGCGCCGGCCGCGACACCGACTACTTGATTCTGGAGATGTCGGCCCGCCACCCCGGCAACATCGCGGCGCTGGCCGAGATCGCGACCCCGACCGTCGGGGTGGTGCTCAACGTCGGAACCGCGCACCTGGGCGAATTCGGCTCCCGTGAGGCCATAGCACGAACGAAATCGGAACTGCCGCAAGCTGTTCCGCGATCCGGGGTGGTCATTCTCAATGTCGACGACCCGGCCGTGGCGGCGATGGCCGAGGTGACCGCGGCCCGCGTGGTGCGGGTCAGCCGCGGCAGCACTGGCGATGTATGGGCCGGGCCGGTGTCGCTGGACGAGCTGGCCAGGCCGCAGTTCACCGTGCACGCCGGTGCCACCCAGGCTGAAGTCCGGCTGGGCGTCTACGGCGACCATCACGTCAGCAATGCGTTGTGCGCGGCCGCCGTCGCGCTGGAATGCGGTGCCACCCTCGATCAGGTGGCAACCGCGCTTGGCGGCGCGGGTCCGGTGTCGCGCCATCGGATGCAGGTGACCACCCGCGCGGACGGGGTGACGGTCATCGACGACGCCTATAACGCGAACCCTGACTCCATGCGGGCCGGTCTGCAGGCGCTGGCCTGGATCGCCCACGGCGGCTCCGGCACCGGGTCCGACCGCTCCGACAAACGGCGCAGTTGGGCGGTGTTGGGGGAGATGGCTGAACTCGGCGCGGACGCCGTAGCCGAGCATGACCGCGTCGGCCGGCTCGCGGTGCGTTTAGATGTGTCTCGACTCGTCGTCGTGGGAACCGGGAGGTCGGTGAGCGCCATGCACCACGCTGCGGTGCTGGAAGGAGCGTGGGGCTCGTGGGGAGCCGGGGCTGATAGAGGGGCGGTCAACGTCGCCGACGCCGATGCCGCGCTGGAACTGTTGCGCGCCGAAGTCCAACCCGGGGATGTGATCCTGATCAAGGCATCGAACTCGGCAGGCCTGGGAGCGCTGGCCGACGCGTTGGTCTCAGACGGCGCCGACGGCGCAGCTGGGGGCGCCGACAACGGCGGGAGCGCACGCCCATGA